The following are encoded in a window of Corythoichthys intestinalis isolate RoL2023-P3 chromosome 8, ASM3026506v1, whole genome shotgun sequence genomic DNA:
- the tab1 gene encoding TGF-beta-activated kinase 1 and MAP3K7-binding protein 1, producing the protein MQLGLLTFNMAAQRRHLMQSHQSWTDDLPLCQLCGVGTAPNCVYGTDGKGTQTHPNEDTHLRFRSEDGCSLYGVFNGYDGSRVASFASQCLTAELLLEQLSADHTDSDIRRILTQAFEAVEKSYLHTIDDALAEKANLSGYMLPHSEKVQERLKELEQEVSGGAMAIVALILNNNLYIANVGTNRALLCKTTTDGQNQFFQLGRPHSTDNDDELQRLAALGLDAARVKLAGHIAGQRSTRRLGDYRVKINYNEIDLLSVAKTRPIIAEPEIHGSQSLDSVTGFLLLMSEGLIDALECAHGPEHVNKEIVAMVAAELAQQTTLEAAAQSVVDRVKRLHHDVYTSGRQRATFCSRHEDMTLLIRTLNYPLADGVLTPTQGGRIYPVSVPYSNSQSTSKTSVTLSLVMPSQSTLTNGTNTASTLEEGTPTPGSQSPTATLQSTITQTQSSSSSSGDGSLFRPCGSQAAQPDETGRVPPYVDFTQFYRLWGNDHSDGQMPQCDIGTQ; encoded by the exons CATCAGAGTTGGACGGACGACCTTCCTCTGTGCCAACTCTGCGGCGTTGGAACTGCACCCAACTGCGTGTATGGTACAGATGGCAAAGGGACGCAGACCCACCCTAATGAGGACACACACCTGCGCTTCAG GAGTGAGGATGGCTGTTCCCTGTATGGAGTCTTCAATGGCTATGACGGCAGTAGAGTAGCCAGCTTCGCTTCACAATGTCTTACGGCCGAACTCTTGCTGGAGCAGCTGAGTGCGGACCACACGGACTCAGACATCCGTAGGATTCTCACACAG GCTTTTGAAGCAGTAGAGAAGAGTTACTTGCATACTATTGATGACGCATTGGCTGAGAAAGCTAACCTGTCCGGCTACATGCTACCCCACAGCGAG AAGGTGCAAGAGCGTCTAAAGGAGTTGGAGCAAGAGGTGTCGGGAGGAGCCATGGCAATTGTGGCACTCATCCTCAACAACAACCTTTACATCGCTAACGTTG GGACCAACCGGGCTCTGCTGTGCAAAACAACAACCGATGGCCAGAACCAATTCTTTCAGCTAGGACGACCTCACAGCACCGATAACGACGACGAGCTTCAGAGACTCGCCGCGCTGG GATTGGATGCTGCCCGTGTGAAGCTTGCGGGCCACATCGCTGGgcaacgcagcaccaggaggctTGGAGACTACCGCGTCAAAATCAACTACAATGAAATCGACCTGCTCAG CGTGGCCAAAACAAGGCCCATCATTGCTGAGCCGGAGATCCACGGCAGCCAGTCATTGGACAGCGTTACAGGCTTTCTGCTTCTCATGTCAGAGGGACTGATCGACGCCCTGGAGTGTGCGCATGGGCCTGAACATGTCAATAAG GAAATTGTTGCCATGGTGGCGGCCGAGCTCGCGCAGCAGACAACTCTGGAAGCAGCAGCGCAGTCGGTGGTGGACCGCGTCAAGCGTCTGCACCACGACGTCTACACATCAGGGCGCCAAAGGGCCACCTTCTGCTCCCGCCATGAGGATATGACATTGCTCATCCGCACCCTCAACTACCCGTTGGCGGATGGTGTTCTCACGCCCACACAAG GTGGCCGCATCTACCCTGTGTCGGTGCCCTACTCCAACAGCCAAAGCACCAGTAAAACCAGTGTCACTCTCTCGCTGGTGATGCCCTCACAGAGCACTCTGACCAATGGGACCAACACGGCCTCGACCCTGGAAGAGGGCACACCCACTCCCGG AAGCCAGAGCCCCACAGCCACGCTGCAGTCCACCATCACGCAGACACAGAGCTCCAGCTCCAGCTCAGGAGACGGCAGCCTGTTCCGCCCGTGCGGTAGCCAGGCAGCACAACCTGATGAGACGGGACGTGTGCCGCCCTATGTGGACTTCACACAGTTTTATCGCCTGTGGGGCAATGACCACAGCGACGGACAGATGCCTCAATGCGACATTGGAACACAATGA